In Amphiprion ocellaris isolate individual 3 ecotype Okinawa unplaced genomic scaffold, ASM2253959v1 Aocel_unscaffolded7, whole genome shotgun sequence, the sequence tggctccgccctctgagaatcttgttgtggtttggctccacacttgctgatgaccacttccggtctcagaaaatgaaaaacggaCCGTTTTTCgtttgtctcttactgatttttttttgttattctgaatataaaatgaaaatcaaagcatttttaaaatttcgtatatccctttttgataatgaaaaagaaaaacgccttgtagttcaattttaatttttgtattttaaaacgaaaatcaaataaccactcgttttttttgtttttcaatacccgtttcagaacggaaaatccaattgccagataaatacatgGACCATGACGTCAGACTCTGCGCACCTTTATTTACTCATAAATCATGAGGTTGTGAACAATATTTACTCATAAACATGTacccaaataaaatgaaaacatcattaCTAGATAGAAAGACTCACAAATGTATAGTTAGTTAACTAAATATGTGATTTTAATTACTACAACaacactgtttttgttgtttttgtaattgtgtTATTTGGGTTTATAGTGTCGTTATCAAGCTAATTTCATTAAGTTATGTCAATTTGATTTTAGTTTTCAATGAATTGATGCAGAAATTgtagtttaaattacacacaatattcacCTGGTGGAATGACCAAAATTATTAGATGAATCCCTCCCATCAAAATATCATCTAAATGTAAGCTTTAATTTTAGACAAAAACTGGCAGGATAAAAACATCCCTCAGAAATAGCTTCAGTTGTGAATGACTTTCTTGGAATTATGCACCAATAATGAATAACCCTGCAGAATGTTTGCAGCCACCTTTACAAAATGTCCACCCTGCCCATAACCATCAAGTAGCAAATGTGTATTTACCATAGCAACGTATTAAAGTCCATGGGATTGTTTAGAATCCAAGATGAaacagacagagcagagagtAACAGGAGGAAACCATCAGTGCTTTAAAATAATCTGATTTTTGTTGCCCTGGAACTGATTTCAGCTCAGTCCACAGAGGTCAGAAGCTGCTGCACCTGTTCAACCTCTGGACTTCAGTGAAAACAACATATTGAGGAGGTGACATGTAGTCGTGGATGATGTGTCTCTGATTTGgatgtattttacttcatgttttctatttgtGATTTGAGGtgctttattattttcattttcttatgtCATTATCTAGTGTGTTTTTGAAGGAGTCACAGGTGTGTATGAGAAACCAGTGgtttgaaaacagatttttttttagactaaCATGAATTTCTAATCATAGAATAAGGTTCTTTAAAACCTAAAATTACAGGAAGGGTCTATAATGTCAAACTTCTAAACAAACAGATACATGtcttttgttttgactttttattgAAGGCTCTCTTATTGCTGTTTGATCAGATCAACATTTGGTAGCattatggaggaaaaaaacttcCCGTTGCCGGgaagttgaaaaaaaacctCCATTTGGGATGAGGGTACAGAGGAGGGAGAAAACATGAACAGCAGATCTAAATGCGTAGCTCCACATCCAGAGATTCCTGCAGAGAGGACCagacacaaagttagtgacatACAATGGTGGCATCTAGCTTCTAACTGTatggagaggagatgaggagaggggaggtgctcagtgcatcatgggaagtcccCCAGCAGCTTGGGTTGGTGTATTTACAattggagagaaaaaacaacagagtCTAACAATGaagtaaatgtagtgttgagGCTGTCATTCACAGCATCTACGTCTCTAGTAAAGACATCCACTGAAATGACTTTATctgtaaacacatttcatttgaggAGTTTACCTTTGGAGTAATCTGgagcttctcttcttcttctttttcttcttcttccggggtctgtttcttcttcttcttctctgtttgatGCTGTTGGTCATCTTCTTCCTGTTCTCGGACACGTTTCTTCTGTTGTCGATCGTCCTGAGGCTCCTCgaactgtttctttgtcttcttagATTTTGAAGTAACAACTTTGGAAGAAAAGTATCACAGACATGTATGTCAGATTCACATTCAGTAGTAGTATGTAACAATACACTGTCACCAGGTTCATTGTGTTTATATTGGTACCAACCTGCTGGTCGTCTGGTTCTTTCCGTCCATGTTGTCTCTGTGACTGTGTGGGGTTTTCTCTTtgtactccgacttcctcctgCAATCCAAACACATACATGgaaggttaactggtgattctaaactaaATCTGAAGTGTTAGTGTgaatggttgtctgtctctttgtgattgctTTGAGGTGGAGTGGTGACCTGCAGCCCCTGCAACTCTATATAGGACAAAAGgtgtagctaatggatggatgatgccCTTTGTTATAGGGcacaacatacacaaaataGTGAAACACAATAGAATTAGATTTCTTTGTCGTCTCACCTTTTGCGTCACTAT encodes:
- the LOC118470836 gene encoding uncharacterized protein LOC118470836 isoform X1: MLLIVTQKEEVGVQRENPTQSQRQHGRKEPDDQQLLLQNLRRQRNSSRSLRTIDNRRNVSENRKKMTNSIKQRRRRRNRPRKKKKKKKKRSSRLLQRNLWMWSYAFRSAVHVFSLLCTLIPNGGFFSTSRQREVFFLHNATKC
- the LOC118470836 gene encoding uncharacterized protein LOC118470836 isoform X3; translated protein: MLLIVTQKEEVGVQRENPTQSQRQHGRKEPDDQQTKKQFEEPQDDRQQKKRVREQEEDDQQHQTEKKKKKQTPEEEEKEEEEKLQITPKESLDVELRI
- the LOC118470836 gene encoding nucleolar protein 58-like isoform X2 encodes the protein MLLIVTQKEEVGVQRENPTQSQRQHGRKEPDDQQKTKKQFEEPQDDRQQKKRVREQEEDDQQHQTEKKKKKQTPEEEEKEEEEKLQITPKESLDVELRI